Proteins from a genomic interval of Kitasatospora herbaricolor:
- a CDS encoding FHA domain-containing protein, translating to MEKHLTASADRADYLVDLSNIVRDTALGGTAARSLHRLELVVKALVTLTGDPGVTLYLVADRSLLAGAREFGDPEDVRLLRHWVAEGLVEEVGDADERVLEIAGMTGTRVVTGDHYASYRDEHPWLQGNTWQFLKPERRHGRLPGPGVVVLVPLDMGHRSAVEISRRLELDALKKQGLLDARRTPLAEVVRRSWSCPERRCSLYDTRSGGRILLPRMRRGVPTCELHGTALLEAGPRTGAAQLKAVLDGVCVARYTLDEGSLTVVGRSPGADGIALHALLPAERAARVSRRHLGVSVRQGTVRVEDVSTYGTRIRRADRRGRLGLWQPLPPRTEQGFRPGDELELAPGVVLVRSGRLFPAELSDVWRAAAGRTPPPTYASGPTRVPGRPLP from the coding sequence GTGGAGAAGCACCTGACAGCCTCGGCGGACCGGGCCGACTACCTGGTGGACCTCTCCAACATCGTCCGGGACACCGCGCTCGGCGGGACGGCCGCCCGCTCCCTGCACCGGCTGGAGCTGGTCGTCAAGGCGCTGGTCACGCTCACCGGGGACCCCGGGGTGACGCTCTACCTGGTGGCCGACCGCAGCCTGCTCGCCGGGGCACGGGAGTTCGGCGATCCCGAGGACGTCCGGCTGCTGCGGCACTGGGTCGCGGAGGGCCTGGTGGAGGAGGTCGGCGACGCCGACGAACGGGTGCTGGAGATCGCCGGGATGACCGGCACCCGGGTGGTCACCGGCGACCACTACGCCTCCTACCGGGACGAACACCCCTGGCTCCAGGGCAACACCTGGCAGTTCCTCAAGCCCGAGCGGCGGCACGGCCGGCTGCCCGGGCCCGGCGTGGTGGTGCTCGTCCCGCTGGACATGGGCCACCGCAGCGCGGTGGAGATCTCCCGCCGGCTGGAGCTCGACGCCCTGAAGAAGCAGGGCCTGCTGGACGCCCGCCGGACCCCGCTGGCCGAGGTGGTCCGGCGCTCCTGGAGCTGCCCCGAGCGGCGCTGCTCGCTCTACGACACCCGCAGCGGCGGGCGGATCCTGCTGCCGCGGATGCGGCGCGGGGTGCCCACCTGCGAACTGCACGGCACGGCGCTGCTGGAGGCCGGCCCCCGCACCGGGGCGGCTCAGCTCAAGGCGGTGCTCGACGGCGTCTGCGTGGCCCGCTACACGCTGGACGAGGGCTCCCTGACCGTGGTCGGGCGCAGCCCGGGCGCCGACGGCATCGCGCTGCACGCCCTGCTCCCGGCCGAGCGCGCGGCCCGGGTCAGCCGCCGGCACCTCGGCGTCTCGGTGCGGCAGGGCACCGTCCGGGTCGAGGACGTCAGCACCTACGGCACCCGGATCCGGCGGGCCGACCGGCGCGGGCGGCTCGGGCTCTGGCAGCCGCTGCCCCCGCGGACCGAGCAGGGGTTCCGGCCCGGGGACGAACTGGAGCTCGCGCCCGGGGTGGTCCTGGTGCGCAGCGGCCGGCTCTTCCCCGCCGAGCTGTCCGACGTCTGGCGCGCCGCGGCCGGCCGGACCCCGCCGCCGACGTACGCCTCCGGCCCCACCCGGGTGCCGGGCCGGCCGCTGCCCTGA
- a CDS encoding glycoside hydrolase family 16 protein, protein MLNHAKHRRSKPAAWKRAAAAGLATATVATGAAVWAVQSQAATLPVVVDSLTLSTDTPSATAPVTATAKVHAGKRISLQSLTVAVRAANGANYDFPGAIQTTLGTSQTTFKPDSRTFPAGKYTYFVAYKAGGVWKNLTPVGTFTSGAVAPAPTPTSTPTPTATPKPTPSATATPSPTATATPKPSPSPTLTPSPTAQPTPTATPTPTPTLTPTPTPSATSSPAGGGPLGIAGSWRPVFADEFNSSSLDSSKWTPNWLGCPTCTTPPVTGSETAAYAPSQVSVGGGSLHLTTAKQDTVANGKTYPYRSGMVQSNGKAQFTYGAFEARIYLPAAGSTIANWPAFWTDGQNWPTDGEMDIMEGLGGDACYHYHSPSGGPGGCTPGNYSGWHTYGAEWKPGSVTYFYDGKQVGQITSGISSSPQYLILNNAVSPEGGQIVAPADMQVDYVRVWQH, encoded by the coding sequence ATGCTCAATCACGCGAAACACCGCCGCAGCAAGCCGGCCGCCTGGAAGCGCGCGGCCGCCGCCGGGCTCGCCACCGCGACCGTGGCCACCGGTGCCGCCGTCTGGGCGGTCCAGTCCCAGGCCGCCACGCTCCCCGTGGTCGTCGACTCCCTGACACTCTCCACGGACACGCCGTCGGCCACCGCCCCGGTGACCGCGACCGCCAAGGTCCACGCCGGCAAGCGGATCAGCCTGCAGAGCCTGACCGTCGCCGTACGGGCGGCCAACGGCGCCAACTACGACTTCCCCGGGGCGATCCAGACCACCCTGGGCACCTCGCAGACGACGTTCAAGCCCGACAGCCGGACCTTCCCGGCCGGCAAGTACACGTACTTCGTGGCCTACAAGGCCGGCGGCGTCTGGAAGAACCTGACCCCGGTCGGCACCTTCACCTCGGGCGCCGTCGCGCCCGCCCCGACGCCGACCAGCACGCCGACACCGACGGCCACGCCGAAGCCCACGCCCAGCGCGACGGCGACGCCCAGCCCGACCGCCACGGCGACCCCGAAGCCGAGCCCCTCGCCGACCCTCACCCCGTCGCCGACGGCGCAGCCGACCCCCACGGCGACGCCCACCCCGACCCCCACCCTGACCCCGACGCCGACCCCGAGCGCCACCTCCTCGCCCGCCGGCGGCGGCCCGCTCGGCATCGCCGGCAGCTGGCGCCCGGTCTTCGCGGACGAGTTCAACAGCAGCAGCCTGGACAGCTCCAAGTGGACCCCCAACTGGCTCGGCTGCCCGACCTGCACCACGCCCCCGGTCACCGGCTCGGAGACGGCGGCCTACGCCCCGTCCCAGGTGAGCGTCGGCGGCGGCTCGCTGCACCTGACCACCGCCAAGCAGGACACGGTCGCGAACGGCAAGACCTACCCGTACCGCTCCGGCATGGTGCAGTCCAACGGCAAGGCCCAGTTCACCTACGGCGCCTTCGAGGCCCGGATCTACCTGCCGGCCGCCGGCAGCACGATCGCCAACTGGCCGGCCTTCTGGACCGACGGCCAGAACTGGCCCACCGACGGTGAGATGGACATCATGGAGGGCCTGGGCGGCGACGCCTGTTACCACTACCACTCGCCCTCCGGCGGCCCTGGCGGCTGCACCCCGGGCAACTACTCCGGCTGGCACACCTACGGCGCGGAGTGGAAGCCGGGCTCGGTCACGTACTTCTACGACGGCAAGCAGGTCGGCCAGATCACGTCCGGCATCAGCTCCTCGCCGCAGTACCTGATCCTCAACAACGCGGTCAGCCCGGAAGGCGGCCAGATCGTGGCCCCCGCCGACATGCAGGTCGACTACGTCCGGGTCTGGCAGCACTGA
- a CDS encoding SAM-dependent methyltransferase, with protein MAENTSWMDGTAEDFRPPSDLRPDIPHPARIYNYFLGGKDHFPADRAAAEQVLAFAPATPSAARANRAFLQRAVRYVAGEGITQFLDIGTGIPTAGNTHEIAQQVDPAVKVVYIDNDPIVLAHARALMAGPGHGATTVLQADLRDPKSILTDPRVREAIDLDQPVALMLVAVLHFVDDEQDPHGIVRTLLDALAPGSFLILSHATGDFDPPEHSVAGKAAYQKAAAQVSPRPYAEVLRFFEGVELVEPGLVAPPKWRPENPEAAEAWTPGYGAVARKS; from the coding sequence ATGGCCGAGAACACCTCATGGATGGACGGAACGGCGGAGGACTTCCGCCCGCCCAGCGATCTGCGGCCCGACATCCCGCACCCGGCCCGGATATACAACTACTTCCTCGGCGGCAAGGACCACTTCCCCGCCGACCGGGCCGCCGCCGAGCAGGTGCTGGCCTTCGCCCCGGCGACCCCCTCGGCCGCCCGCGCCAACCGGGCCTTCCTGCAGCGCGCCGTGCGGTACGTGGCGGGTGAGGGGATCACCCAGTTCCTGGACATCGGCACCGGCATCCCGACGGCGGGAAACACCCACGAGATCGCCCAGCAGGTCGATCCCGCCGTGAAGGTCGTCTACATCGACAACGACCCGATCGTGCTGGCCCACGCCCGCGCGCTGATGGCGGGCCCGGGCCACGGCGCCACCACCGTGCTGCAGGCCGACCTGCGCGACCCGAAGTCGATCCTCACCGACCCGCGGGTCCGCGAGGCGATCGACCTCGACCAGCCGGTCGCGCTGATGCTGGTCGCCGTCCTGCACTTCGTCGACGACGAGCAGGACCCGCACGGCATCGTCCGCACCCTGCTGGACGCGCTCGCCCCCGGCAGCTTCCTGATCCTCTCGCACGCCACCGGCGACTTCGACCCGCCGGAGCACTCGGTCGCCGGCAAGGCCGCCTACCAGAAGGCCGCCGCCCAGGTCAGCCCGCGTCCGTACGCCGAGGTGCTGCGGTTCTTCGAAGGCGTCGAGCTGGTCGAACCGGGCCTGGTCGCTCCGCCGAAGTGGCGCCCGGAGAACCCGGAGGCCGCCGAGGCGTGGACCCCGGGCTACGGGGCCGTCGCCCGCAAGTCCTGA
- a CDS encoding MFS transporter translates to MTAGHPAAAGIPGRGRTRPLAGLLAALAVSLTGTRVSAIALPWFVLATTGSATRTGLVAFCEMTPYVLVKAFSGPVVDRLGPRVVSWSTDAVSAVAVGLVPLLHSQGLLSFWALLGLVAVVGAVRGPGDLAKEVMIPEAAERSRVPLERATGLSGVTERLASTIGPAAGGALVALLGPMSGLVVNAVAFGLGSVIIAIALPKGMGRATDLPRLPEGESEPGYWRRFGEGFTFLRGEPLLLAVIIMVGVTNVLDAGFMTVLVPVWAKESGQGPAGIGLVSSAFGIAAVAGSLIAAAVAHRMRRRAVFFAGFLLAGAPRFLVLASGSPMWVVLAVFAVGGFGSGFLNPILGAISFERVPARLLGRVRALGDSLAWAGIPFGGLLAGAAVTAVGLSPALLAAGAAYFLTTNLTGLRPEWREMDRLRGRGRAADPDAPTAAAAPAG, encoded by the coding sequence ATGACCGCCGGCCACCCCGCGGCCGCCGGCATACCCGGCCGGGGCCGGACCCGGCCGCTGGCCGGACTGCTGGCGGCGCTGGCCGTCTCGCTGACCGGCACCCGGGTCTCGGCCATCGCACTGCCCTGGTTCGTCCTGGCCACCACCGGCAGCGCCACCCGGACGGGCCTGGTCGCGTTCTGCGAGATGACCCCGTACGTCCTGGTCAAGGCCTTCTCCGGGCCGGTGGTGGACCGGCTCGGGCCGCGCGTCGTCTCCTGGAGCACCGATGCGGTCAGCGCCGTCGCGGTGGGTCTCGTGCCGCTGCTGCACAGCCAGGGGCTGCTCTCCTTCTGGGCGCTGCTCGGCCTGGTCGCGGTGGTCGGCGCGGTGCGCGGGCCTGGCGACCTGGCCAAGGAGGTGATGATCCCCGAGGCGGCCGAACGCAGCCGGGTTCCGCTGGAACGGGCCACCGGGCTGAGCGGGGTGACCGAGCGGCTCGCCTCGACGATCGGGCCGGCGGCCGGCGGCGCGCTGGTGGCGCTCCTCGGGCCGATGTCCGGACTGGTGGTCAACGCGGTGGCCTTCGGCCTGGGTTCGGTGATCATCGCGATCGCGCTGCCGAAGGGCATGGGCCGCGCCACCGACCTGCCGCGACTGCCCGAGGGGGAGTCCGAGCCGGGCTACTGGCGGCGCTTCGGCGAGGGTTTCACCTTCCTGCGCGGGGAGCCCTTGCTGCTGGCCGTGATCATCATGGTCGGCGTCACCAACGTGCTGGACGCGGGCTTCATGACCGTCCTGGTGCCGGTCTGGGCCAAGGAGTCCGGGCAGGGCCCGGCCGGGATCGGCCTGGTCAGCAGTGCGTTCGGGATCGCGGCGGTGGCGGGCAGCCTGATCGCGGCGGCCGTGGCGCACCGGATGCGGCGCCGCGCGGTGTTCTTCGCGGGCTTCCTGCTGGCCGGCGCACCGCGCTTCCTGGTGCTGGCCTCCGGCTCGCCGATGTGGGTGGTGCTGGCGGTCTTCGCGGTGGGCGGCTTCGGCTCCGGGTTCCTCAACCCGATCCTCGGCGCGATCTCCTTCGAGCGGGTGCCGGCCAGGCTGCTGGGCCGGGTCCGGGCGCTGGGCGACTCGCTCGCCTGGGCGGGGATCCCGTTCGGCGGGCTGCTCGCGGGCGCGGCGGTGACGGCCGTGGGCCTGTCCCCGGCGCTGCTGGCGGCCGGCGCCGCGTACTTCCTCACCACCAACCTGACCGGCCTGCGCCCGGAGTGGCGGGAGATGGACCGCCTGCGCGGCCGCGGGCGGGCGGCGGACCCGGACGCGCCCACCGCGGCGGCCGCCCCCGCCGGCTGA
- a CDS encoding ArsR/SmtB family transcription factor — protein sequence MTDEEAGLPAGPPRPEGAVVLDAKGLRALAHPVRVQLVGLLRTHGPSTATRLAERMGLTSGATSYHLRQLAAAGFVAEDTGRGNARERWWHAVHRSTWFTDMGLADQEPEAALGYLQSIVTAHTRTAQRALGALPAMPRPWRDVFDLNDWALRLTPEEATRLGAELVELVGRYRQAGPQDSTAEQDGTGRVSVIVQLLPEPTEGPGPGAAPATPDVTPDATADPAADPGTPAGPLEDR from the coding sequence ATGACAGACGAAGAAGCCGGCCTGCCCGCCGGGCCGCCGCGGCCCGAGGGAGCCGTGGTTCTCGACGCCAAGGGCCTGCGGGCGCTGGCCCATCCCGTCCGGGTCCAGCTGGTCGGGCTGCTGCGGACGCACGGACCGTCCACCGCGACCCGGCTCGCCGAGCGGATGGGCCTCACCTCCGGCGCCACCAGCTACCACCTGCGCCAGCTCGCCGCCGCCGGCTTCGTCGCCGAGGACACCGGGCGCGGGAACGCTCGGGAGCGCTGGTGGCACGCCGTCCACCGGAGCACCTGGTTCACCGACATGGGCCTCGCCGACCAGGAGCCCGAGGCCGCCCTCGGCTACCTGCAGTCGATCGTCACCGCGCACACGCGGACGGCGCAGCGGGCCCTGGGCGCGCTCCCCGCGATGCCCCGCCCCTGGCGGGACGTGTTCGACCTCAACGACTGGGCGCTGCGGCTGACACCCGAGGAGGCCACCCGGCTCGGGGCGGAACTCGTCGAACTCGTCGGCCGGTACCGGCAGGCCGGGCCGCAGGACAGCACCGCCGAGCAGGACGGCACCGGCCGGGTGTCGGTGATCGTCCAGCTGCTGCCGGAGCCGACCGAGGGGCCCGGGCCCGGCGCCGCCCCCGCGACCCCGGACGTGACCCCCGACGCCACCGCGGACCCTGCCGCCGACCCCGGCACCCCCGCCGGCCCCCTGGAGGACCGATGA
- the polX gene encoding DNA polymerase/3'-5' exonuclease PolX: MPRLNDEVKALLQEYADLISITGGDAFRARAYEKAARAVGGHPEDVARLDLKGLQGIPGVGKSTAEKIGEYLRTGRIEALEQQRAKIPSGVREIMDIPTVGPKKAMALYRDLGIGSVDELAEAARAGRLGEVAGFGERSAERILQGIELRRQAGGRTGIDVATALAEEIAAALSAVPGCIRCAYAGSLRRMRETVGDIDVLATAEDSAPLTAAFTALPFVAEVVVSGPTKTSVRTAEGLQVDLRVVPPEDWGAALVYFTGSKAHNIRLRRMAVEAGLKLSEYGLFRAGPGGDKLVSASEEEVYAALGLPWIPPPLREDTGEIEAGLRGGLPRLVTEQDLRGDLHTHTDLTDGLASLEEMLAAAAARGYAYYAVTDHAPDLVMQRMTDEKMLAQRALVRELDGRYRRMRVLHGTELNIGPDGDVDWPGEFLAGFDVCVASIHSHFGLDRAAQTRRLVRACENPHVQVIGHPTTRLIGRRAPIDVDLDEVFRACARTGTAMEINGAPRRLDLRDEHVRRARSLGVRFAIDSDAHSTRELANPRYGIGTAQRGGLTPEDVINTWTWQRLKRFLHKNPPH; encoded by the coding sequence ATGCCCCGGCTCAACGACGAGGTCAAGGCGCTGCTCCAGGAGTACGCGGACCTCATCTCGATCACCGGCGGGGACGCCTTCCGGGCCCGCGCCTACGAGAAGGCCGCCCGGGCGGTCGGCGGCCACCCGGAGGACGTCGCGCGGCTGGACCTCAAGGGGCTGCAGGGGATCCCCGGTGTCGGGAAGTCCACCGCCGAGAAGATCGGCGAGTACCTGCGGACCGGGCGGATCGAGGCGCTGGAGCAGCAGCGGGCGAAGATCCCGTCCGGGGTGCGCGAGATCATGGACATCCCCACCGTCGGGCCCAAGAAGGCGATGGCCCTCTACCGCGACCTCGGCATCGGCTCGGTGGACGAACTCGCCGAGGCGGCCCGGGCCGGCCGGCTGGGCGAGGTGGCCGGCTTCGGTGAGCGCAGCGCCGAGCGGATCCTCCAGGGCATCGAGCTGCGCCGGCAGGCGGGCGGCCGGACCGGGATCGACGTGGCCACCGCGCTGGCGGAGGAGATCGCGGCGGCGCTGTCCGCCGTCCCCGGGTGCATCCGCTGCGCGTACGCCGGGTCGCTGCGGCGGATGCGGGAGACGGTCGGCGACATCGACGTGCTGGCCACGGCCGAGGACTCGGCGCCGCTGACGGCCGCGTTCACCGCGCTCCCCTTCGTGGCCGAGGTCGTCGTCAGCGGCCCCACCAAGACCTCGGTGCGCACCGCCGAGGGCCTCCAGGTGGATCTCCGGGTCGTCCCGCCGGAGGACTGGGGCGCGGCGCTGGTGTACTTCACCGGCTCCAAGGCGCACAACATCCGGCTGCGCCGGATGGCCGTCGAGGCCGGACTGAAGCTGTCGGAGTACGGGCTGTTCCGGGCGGGCCCCGGCGGCGACAAGCTGGTGTCCGCCTCGGAGGAGGAGGTGTACGCGGCCCTCGGACTCCCCTGGATCCCGCCGCCGCTGCGCGAGGACACCGGGGAGATCGAGGCCGGCCTGCGCGGCGGACTCCCCCGGCTGGTCACCGAACAGGACCTGCGCGGCGACCTGCACACCCACACCGACCTGACGGACGGGCTGGCGTCGCTGGAGGAGATGCTGGCGGCGGCCGCCGCACGCGGCTACGCCTACTACGCGGTCACCGACCACGCCCCGGACCTGGTCATGCAGCGGATGACCGACGAGAAGATGCTGGCCCAGCGCGCGCTGGTCCGCGAACTCGACGGCCGGTACCGCAGGATGCGGGTGCTGCACGGCACCGAGCTGAACATCGGGCCGGACGGGGACGTGGACTGGCCGGGCGAGTTCCTGGCCGGGTTCGACGTCTGCGTCGCCTCGATCCACTCGCACTTCGGGCTGGACCGGGCCGCCCAGACCCGGCGGCTGGTCCGCGCCTGCGAGAACCCGCACGTCCAGGTGATCGGGCACCCCACCACCCGGCTGATCGGGCGCCGGGCACCGATCGACGTGGACCTCGACGAGGTGTTCCGGGCCTGCGCCCGGACCGGCACCGCGATGGAGATCAACGGCGCCCCGCGCCGGCTCGACCTGCGCGACGAGCACGTCCGGCGGGCCAGGAGCCTCGGCGTCCGGTTCGCGATCGACAGCGACGCGCACTCCACGCGGGAACTCGCCAACCCGCGCTACGGCATCGGCACGGCGCAGCGCGGCGGGCTCACCCCGGAGGACGTGATCAACACCTGGACGTGGCAGCGGCTGAAGCGGTTCCTCCACAAGAATCCGCCGCATTGA
- a CDS encoding histidine-type phosphatase: protein MKPSAAVSATMSVALAATVLLAGGPASAQGRHGGGHPDGQSYPYGTKTPYEPQGRPKQYERAPGGYLPVFTENVARHGSRAMTDSEDGDLVLAVLGTAEQRGALNRLGAGLAPQVRTLLGAASAVGYGNLAGRGVREHRETALRMEQRLPELFRTIAAEHEPVVVETSGVARTVASANAFTSGLTEGQPSLAGLIRAPVTDKNLLYFHKQPQNADYQAYLAHDPDLAAVLAGIEGAPRTEQAARHVAERLFDAEFVASMSAEDRIAFARALHQLYSSAPDLAEEAPAVDLDPYLTSRDAQWFAYLDDAEEFYQKGPGFAGRTVTYRMAQPLLDDLFAAVEAKAAGTGHDGAVLRFTHAEEIEPLAALMGLPGSTEPAAPDEPYTYRNDEWRGGQVSPMAANVQWDLYAGGAGKDGAGRSGAGKSPAYLVRMLYNEQETAFKSSCRPIAKGSYFYDLDELRRCFGRA, encoded by the coding sequence GTGAAACCCTCCGCCGCTGTCTCCGCCACCATGTCGGTGGCCCTCGCCGCCACCGTGCTGCTCGCCGGTGGCCCGGCCTCCGCCCAGGGGCGGCACGGTGGCGGGCACCCGGACGGGCAGTCGTACCCGTACGGGACCAAGACCCCCTACGAGCCGCAGGGCCGGCCGAAGCAGTACGAACGCGCGCCTGGGGGCTACCTCCCGGTCTTCACCGAGAACGTCGCCCGGCACGGCTCCCGGGCCATGACGGACAGCGAGGACGGCGACCTGGTGCTGGCCGTGCTGGGGACCGCCGAGCAGCGCGGTGCCCTGAACCGGCTCGGCGCGGGGCTGGCGCCGCAGGTGCGCACCCTGCTCGGCGCCGCCTCGGCGGTCGGCTACGGCAACCTGGCCGGCCGCGGGGTGCGGGAGCACCGGGAGACCGCCCTGCGGATGGAGCAGCGCCTGCCCGAGCTCTTCCGGACCATCGCGGCGGAGCACGAACCGGTCGTCGTGGAGACCTCGGGGGTGGCCCGCACGGTGGCCAGCGCCAACGCGTTCACCTCGGGACTGACCGAGGGGCAGCCCTCGCTGGCCGGACTGATCAGGGCCCCGGTCACCGACAAGAACCTGCTCTACTTCCACAAGCAGCCGCAGAACGCCGACTACCAGGCCTACCTGGCCCACGACCCGGACCTGGCGGCCGTGCTGGCCGGGATCGAGGGCGCGCCGCGGACCGAGCAGGCGGCCCGGCACGTCGCGGAGCGGCTCTTCGACGCGGAGTTCGTCGCGTCGATGTCCGCCGAGGACCGGATCGCCTTCGCGCGCGCCCTGCACCAGCTGTACAGCTCCGCGCCCGACCTCGCCGAGGAGGCGCCGGCCGTCGACCTGGACCCCTACCTGACCTCCCGGGACGCGCAGTGGTTCGCCTACCTGGACGACGCCGAGGAGTTCTACCAGAAGGGCCCCGGCTTCGCCGGACGCACCGTCACCTACCGGATGGCCCAGCCCCTGCTGGACGACTTGTTCGCCGCGGTCGAGGCGAAGGCCGCCGGCACCGGTCATGACGGCGCCGTGCTGCGGTTCACCCACGCCGAGGAGATCGAGCCGCTGGCGGCGCTGATGGGCCTGCCCGGCAGCACCGAGCCGGCGGCCCCGGACGAGCCGTACACCTACCGGAACGACGAGTGGCGCGGCGGGCAGGTGTCCCCGATGGCCGCGAACGTCCAGTGGGACCTCTACGCCGGCGGCGCGGGCAAGGACGGCGCGGGCAGGAGCGGCGCGGGCAAGTCCCCGGCGTACCTGGTCCGGATGCTCTACAACGAGCAGGAGACGGCCTTCAAGTCCTCCTGCCGGCCGATCGCCAAGGGCAGTTACTTCTACGACCTGGACGAGCTGCGGCGCTGCTTCGGCCGGGCCTGA
- a CDS encoding (2Fe-2S)-binding protein → MTQPRTARAADLAAQLAAVGPYFEILTGSPGQPDRTPGLRPLRELYATGPGSVLAERIPAVAERLGTAEPRVAASILQLGLASRLWSVALGAAALGGTTLDLHPDRVEALLPPQGPLLLRLPRPAADQASDGGLRADRPEPATGAGPTEPPTAARLYRAVVTENLVPLAAAVRAVAPVSEGLLRGNAASALAGSLRVLHGWAAVRRPEAARTARRLADDLLVLGRLVGTGTLTCAGPAAVPAFRRTSCCLYYRVGPRAGICGDCVFDAPPGRS, encoded by the coding sequence GTGACCCAGCCCCGCACCGCGCGCGCGGCTGACCTCGCCGCACAACTGGCCGCGGTCGGGCCGTACTTCGAGATCCTCACCGGCAGCCCCGGGCAGCCGGACCGGACGCCCGGCCTGCGGCCGCTGCGGGAGCTGTACGCGACCGGGCCCGGCTCCGTGCTGGCCGAGCGGATCCCGGCGGTCGCCGAGCGGCTGGGGACGGCGGAGCCACGGGTGGCCGCCTCCATCCTGCAGCTCGGACTGGCCTCCCGGCTCTGGTCGGTGGCGCTCGGCGCCGCCGCACTGGGCGGCACCACGCTGGACCTGCACCCCGACCGGGTCGAGGCCCTGCTGCCGCCGCAGGGCCCGCTGCTGCTCCGGCTCCCGCGGCCGGCCGCCGACCAGGCCTCGGACGGGGGACTCCGGGCCGACCGGCCGGAGCCCGCCACCGGGGCCGGGCCGACCGAGCCGCCCACGGCGGCCCGGCTCTACCGCGCCGTGGTGACCGAGAACCTGGTCCCGCTCGCGGCCGCCGTGCGCGCCGTGGCTCCCGTCTCCGAGGGACTGCTCCGGGGCAACGCGGCCTCCGCCCTGGCCGGCTCGCTGCGGGTGCTGCACGGCTGGGCCGCCGTCCGCCGGCCCGAGGCCGCCCGGACCGCGCGCCGGCTCGCGGACGACCTGCTGGTGCTCGGCCGGCTCGTCGGCACCGGCACCCTGACCTGCGCGGGCCCGGCCGCCGTACCCGCATTCCGCCGCACCAGCTGCTGCCTCTACTACCGCGTCGGCCCCCGGGCCGGCATCTGCGGCGACTGCGTCTTCGACGCGCCGCCGGGCCGGTCCTGA
- a CDS encoding MarR family winged helix-turn-helix transcriptional regulator, whose protein sequence is MSKASPGPTPGFLVWRLSTKWRVAVDRALAPLGLTHAQYSLLASLLGMQRSGQQPSQRQLAEHTGLEALYVSKLARALEEAGLVERAKDPADSRAVRLSLTEQGLDTTRRAVDVVQRLLGQLLSPLGGLDSPRTATLVAELTTLLDVPLDAAVDASRPAPTATRP, encoded by the coding sequence ATGAGCAAGGCATCCCCGGGGCCCACCCCCGGCTTCCTGGTCTGGCGGCTGTCGACCAAGTGGCGGGTGGCCGTCGACCGGGCCCTCGCCCCGCTGGGCCTGACCCATGCGCAGTACTCGCTGCTCGCCTCCCTGCTCGGCATGCAGCGCTCCGGGCAGCAGCCCAGCCAGCGGCAACTCGCCGAGCACACCGGCCTGGAGGCGCTGTACGTGTCGAAGCTGGCCCGCGCCCTGGAGGAGGCCGGCCTGGTCGAGCGCGCGAAGGACCCGGCCGACTCCCGGGCCGTCCGCCTGTCGCTCACCGAACAGGGGCTGGACACCACCCGCCGGGCCGTCGACGTCGTGCAGCGGCTGCTGGGGCAACTCCTGTCCCCGCTCGGCGGTCTGGACAGCCCACGCACCGCGACGCTGGTCGCCGAGCTGACCACCCTGCTGGACGTGCCGCTGGACGCCGCCGTGGACGCCTCCCGGCCGGCGCCGACGGCGACGCGGCCCTGA
- a CDS encoding nitroreductase family deazaflavin-dependent oxidoreductase has translation MSENEPTASPTGWVADQARRYEESGGTAGTTIQGAPCLLLDHLGRKSGQWRRTVLIYGRDGEDYLVVASLGGADHHPLWYLNLTANPEVRLRVGPERFTATAEVLPAEEKARVWPSLVEVFPPYAGYQKKTSRDIPVIRLRRDTPAGG, from the coding sequence GTGAGCGAGAACGAGCCGACGGCCAGTCCCACCGGCTGGGTCGCCGATCAGGCCCGCCGCTACGAGGAGTCCGGCGGAACGGCCGGCACCACCATCCAGGGCGCCCCCTGCCTGCTGCTCGACCACCTCGGCCGCAAGAGCGGCCAGTGGCGGCGGACGGTACTGATCTACGGCCGCGACGGCGAGGACTACCTGGTGGTCGCCTCGCTCGGCGGTGCCGACCACCACCCGCTCTGGTACCTGAACCTGACGGCGAACCCGGAGGTCCGGCTGCGGGTCGGCCCCGAACGCTTCACCGCCACGGCCGAGGTGCTCCCGGCCGAGGAGAAGGCGCGGGTCTGGCCGAGCCTGGTGGAGGTCTTCCCGCCCTACGCGGGCTACCAGAAGAAGACCAGCCGCGACATCCCGGTGATCCGCCTCCGCCGGGACACCCCCGCGGGCGGCTGA